The Syngnathus acus chromosome 3, fSynAcu1.2, whole genome shotgun sequence genome includes a window with the following:
- the slc6a5 gene encoding sodium- and chloride-dependent glycine transporter 2 isoform X2 yields the protein MDEQRNMAKQPVGHIPTQQPDGTAGLTGNQPEINPPQPATPQHNHPAPKPPPPCNESQSFCPPENVPTGAPDANKAYGTFTNSPPVVPAMMTANSAFGKEPSVLHGEQNNTASNWTPMSQTTVVMGVDGNMSVQAGSLTRAECDDDEEGDENKARGNWSNKLDFILSMVGYAVGLGNVWRFPYLAFQNGGGAFLIPYLTMLGIAGIPIFLLEVSLGQFASQGPVSVWKCIPALQGCGIAMLIISVLIAIYYNIIMCWTLYYLFASLKGSLPWANCRNAWNTVDCKDKDMLLLDSCILRDKNFTSIKNSSFCLSANTVGNLSKLLNMAVEGGKTYVSPSEEYFKYNVLHISKGIEYPGDIRWPLAGCLFLAWIIVYASLAKGIKSSGKVVYFTATFPYVVLVILLIRGVTLPGAADGILYFITPKWEKLMDGKVWKDAATQIFFSLSAAWGGLITLSSYNKFHNNCYRDTVIVTCTNSATSIFAGFVIFSVIGFMAHELDVPIDKVADEGPGIAFVVYPEALTRLPLSPFWAIIFFLMLLTLGLDTMFATIETIVTSVSDEFPKYLRKHKPIFTLVCCLAFFILGFPMITENGMYMLQLVDTYAASYSLVIIAIFELVGISYLYGLQRFCEDIEMMIGFQPNRFWRLCWAFVTPTILTGILILSLSQWSVMTYEDYTYPTWSMVMGWLMVICSVIWIPIMFVIKMYLAPGTLIERLKLVCSPQPDWGPFLMKHRGERYKNMMDPLGTNSLGLKLPPTDFQLSSF from the exons ATG GACGAGCAGAGAAACATGGCCAAACAACCGGTGGGCCACATCCCCACGCAGCAGCCGGACGGAACTGCGGGATTAACAGGAAACCAACCCGAAATCAACCCGCCTCAGCCGGCCACTCCTCAGCACAACCACCCGGCGCCTAAGCCGCCGCCTCCATGCAACGAAAGCCAAAGTTTTTGTCCCCCGGAAAATGTACCAACGGGAGCACCGGACGCCAATAAAGCATACGGGACGTTCACAAACAGCCCACCTGTCGTCCCGGCGATGATGACGGCTAATTCGGCCTTTGGGAAGGAGCCGTCAGTTTTGCACGGGGAGCAGAACAACACCGCTTCCAATTGGACCCCTATGAGCCAGACCACCGTGGTGATGGGCGTAGATGGCAACATGTCAGTTCAAGCAGGCTCCCTGACGCGA GCTGAAtgcgatgatgatgaggaaggGGACGAGAACAAGGCCAGGGGAAACTGGTCCAATAAACTGGATTTTATTCTCTCCATGGTTGGCTATGCAGTGGGACTGGGAAACGTGTGGAGGTTTCCATATCTTGCTTTCCAGAACGGTGGAG GTGCATTTTTGATCCCTTACCTGACAATGTTGGGGATCGCCGGCATCCCCATCTTTTTGCTGGAAGTGTCCCTGGGCCAGTTTGCCAGCCAGGGCCCCGTGTCGGTGTGGAAGTGCATCCCGGCACTACAAG gttGCGGGATTGCCATGTTGATAATATCTGTCTTGATAGCCATATACTATAATATTATTATGTGCTGGACACTGTACTACCTGTTCGCTTCGTTGAAGGGCTCACTGCCATGGGCTAACTGTAGGAATGCGTGGAACACGGTGGATTGTAAGGACAAAGACATGCTGCTATTAg ACTCGTGCATCTTGCGGGACAAAAACTTCACCTCGATCAAGAACTCTTCTTTTTGTCTGTCTGCCAACACTGTTGGAAACTTGAGCAAGTTATTAAACATGGCCGTGGAAGGTGGAAAGACATATGTCAGCCCGAGTGAGGAGTACTTCAA GTACAACGTGCTGCACATCTCCAAAGGAATTGAATACCCAGGAGACATCCGCTGGCCTCTGGCAGGCTGTCTGTTTCTGGCCTGGATTATTGTCTACGCCTCTTTGGCCAAGGGAATCAAATCCTCAGGGAAG GTGGTGTATTTCACAGCCACTTTTCCTTACGTGGTACTTGTGATTCTGCTAATCCGAGGCGTGACCCTCCCGGGGGCCGCCGACGGCATCCTCTACTTCATTACACCAAAGTGGGAGAAACTCATGGATGGAAAG GTGTGGAAAGATGCAGCCACTCAGATCTTTTTCTCACTGTCTGCCGCTTGGGGAGGCCTGATCACGCTTTCCTCCTACAATAAATTCCACAATAACTGCTACag GGACACGGTGATAGTGACATGTACAAACAGTGCCACCAGCATATTTGCTGGCTTTGTCATCTTTTCTGTCATTGGTTTCATGGCACACGAGTTGGACGTGCCAATTGACAAAGTAGCAGATGAAG GTCCAGGCATAGCGTTCGTGGTGTACCCAGAAGCTCTGACCAGACTTCCCCTGTCTCCATTCTGGGCTATCATCTTCTTTCTCATGCTCCTGACTCTCGGCCTGGATACCATG TTCGCAACCATTGAGACCATCGTGACCTCCGTGTCGGACGAGTTCCCCAAGTACTTGAGGAAGCACAAACCGATCTTCACCCTGGTTTGCTGCCTCGCCTTTTTCATCTTGGGATTTCCCATGATCACTGAG aatGGCATGTACATGCTGCAGTTGGTGGACACGTATGCAGCCTCCTACTCCTTGGTTATTATCGCCATCTTTGAGCTTGTGGGGATTTCTTATCTCTATG GGCTTCAAAGGTTTTGCGAGGATATTGAAATGATGATTGGTTTTCAGCCCAATCGCTTCTGGAGACTATGCTGGGCCTTTGTGACACCAACCATTCTGACg GGCATCTTGATTCTGAGTCTTTCTCAGTGGAGCGTTATGACATACGAGGACTACACCTACCCCACCTGGTCTATGGTGATGGGCTGGCTAATGGTTATCTGTTCCGTCATCTGGATCCCCATCATGTTTGTCATCAAGATGTACCTCGCTCCCGGCACCTTAATTGAG CGTCTCAAGCTGGTTTGCTCCCCTCAACCCGACTGGGGTCCCTTCCTGATGAAGCATCGTGGGGAACGCTACAAGAACATGATGGACCCGCTGGGGACCAACTCTCTCGGCCTCAAGCTGCCCCCTACGGACTTCCAGCTCAGTTCTTTCTAG
- the slc6a5 gene encoding sodium- and chloride-dependent glycine transporter 2 isoform X1 gives MFQDEQRNMAKQPVGHIPTQQPDGTAGLTGNQPEINPPQPATPQHNHPAPKPPPPCNESQSFCPPENVPTGAPDANKAYGTFTNSPPVVPAMMTANSAFGKEPSVLHGEQNNTASNWTPMSQTTVVMGVDGNMSVQAGSLTRAECDDDEEGDENKARGNWSNKLDFILSMVGYAVGLGNVWRFPYLAFQNGGGAFLIPYLTMLGIAGIPIFLLEVSLGQFASQGPVSVWKCIPALQGCGIAMLIISVLIAIYYNIIMCWTLYYLFASLKGSLPWANCRNAWNTVDCKDKDMLLLDSCILRDKNFTSIKNSSFCLSANTVGNLSKLLNMAVEGGKTYVSPSEEYFKYNVLHISKGIEYPGDIRWPLAGCLFLAWIIVYASLAKGIKSSGKVVYFTATFPYVVLVILLIRGVTLPGAADGILYFITPKWEKLMDGKVWKDAATQIFFSLSAAWGGLITLSSYNKFHNNCYRDTVIVTCTNSATSIFAGFVIFSVIGFMAHELDVPIDKVADEGPGIAFVVYPEALTRLPLSPFWAIIFFLMLLTLGLDTMFATIETIVTSVSDEFPKYLRKHKPIFTLVCCLAFFILGFPMITENGMYMLQLVDTYAASYSLVIIAIFELVGISYLYGLQRFCEDIEMMIGFQPNRFWRLCWAFVTPTILTGILILSLSQWSVMTYEDYTYPTWSMVMGWLMVICSVIWIPIMFVIKMYLAPGTLIERLKLVCSPQPDWGPFLMKHRGERYKNMMDPLGTNSLGLKLPPTDFQLSSF, from the exons ATGTTCCAGGACGAGCAGAGAAACATGGCCAAACAACCGGTGGGCCACATCCCCACGCAGCAGCCGGACGGAACTGCGGGATTAACAGGAAACCAACCCGAAATCAACCCGCCTCAGCCGGCCACTCCTCAGCACAACCACCCGGCGCCTAAGCCGCCGCCTCCATGCAACGAAAGCCAAAGTTTTTGTCCCCCGGAAAATGTACCAACGGGAGCACCGGACGCCAATAAAGCATACGGGACGTTCACAAACAGCCCACCTGTCGTCCCGGCGATGATGACGGCTAATTCGGCCTTTGGGAAGGAGCCGTCAGTTTTGCACGGGGAGCAGAACAACACCGCTTCCAATTGGACCCCTATGAGCCAGACCACCGTGGTGATGGGCGTAGATGGCAACATGTCAGTTCAAGCAGGCTCCCTGACGCGA GCTGAAtgcgatgatgatgaggaaggGGACGAGAACAAGGCCAGGGGAAACTGGTCCAATAAACTGGATTTTATTCTCTCCATGGTTGGCTATGCAGTGGGACTGGGAAACGTGTGGAGGTTTCCATATCTTGCTTTCCAGAACGGTGGAG GTGCATTTTTGATCCCTTACCTGACAATGTTGGGGATCGCCGGCATCCCCATCTTTTTGCTGGAAGTGTCCCTGGGCCAGTTTGCCAGCCAGGGCCCCGTGTCGGTGTGGAAGTGCATCCCGGCACTACAAG gttGCGGGATTGCCATGTTGATAATATCTGTCTTGATAGCCATATACTATAATATTATTATGTGCTGGACACTGTACTACCTGTTCGCTTCGTTGAAGGGCTCACTGCCATGGGCTAACTGTAGGAATGCGTGGAACACGGTGGATTGTAAGGACAAAGACATGCTGCTATTAg ACTCGTGCATCTTGCGGGACAAAAACTTCACCTCGATCAAGAACTCTTCTTTTTGTCTGTCTGCCAACACTGTTGGAAACTTGAGCAAGTTATTAAACATGGCCGTGGAAGGTGGAAAGACATATGTCAGCCCGAGTGAGGAGTACTTCAA GTACAACGTGCTGCACATCTCCAAAGGAATTGAATACCCAGGAGACATCCGCTGGCCTCTGGCAGGCTGTCTGTTTCTGGCCTGGATTATTGTCTACGCCTCTTTGGCCAAGGGAATCAAATCCTCAGGGAAG GTGGTGTATTTCACAGCCACTTTTCCTTACGTGGTACTTGTGATTCTGCTAATCCGAGGCGTGACCCTCCCGGGGGCCGCCGACGGCATCCTCTACTTCATTACACCAAAGTGGGAGAAACTCATGGATGGAAAG GTGTGGAAAGATGCAGCCACTCAGATCTTTTTCTCACTGTCTGCCGCTTGGGGAGGCCTGATCACGCTTTCCTCCTACAATAAATTCCACAATAACTGCTACag GGACACGGTGATAGTGACATGTACAAACAGTGCCACCAGCATATTTGCTGGCTTTGTCATCTTTTCTGTCATTGGTTTCATGGCACACGAGTTGGACGTGCCAATTGACAAAGTAGCAGATGAAG GTCCAGGCATAGCGTTCGTGGTGTACCCAGAAGCTCTGACCAGACTTCCCCTGTCTCCATTCTGGGCTATCATCTTCTTTCTCATGCTCCTGACTCTCGGCCTGGATACCATG TTCGCAACCATTGAGACCATCGTGACCTCCGTGTCGGACGAGTTCCCCAAGTACTTGAGGAAGCACAAACCGATCTTCACCCTGGTTTGCTGCCTCGCCTTTTTCATCTTGGGATTTCCCATGATCACTGAG aatGGCATGTACATGCTGCAGTTGGTGGACACGTATGCAGCCTCCTACTCCTTGGTTATTATCGCCATCTTTGAGCTTGTGGGGATTTCTTATCTCTATG GGCTTCAAAGGTTTTGCGAGGATATTGAAATGATGATTGGTTTTCAGCCCAATCGCTTCTGGAGACTATGCTGGGCCTTTGTGACACCAACCATTCTGACg GGCATCTTGATTCTGAGTCTTTCTCAGTGGAGCGTTATGACATACGAGGACTACACCTACCCCACCTGGTCTATGGTGATGGGCTGGCTAATGGTTATCTGTTCCGTCATCTGGATCCCCATCATGTTTGTCATCAAGATGTACCTCGCTCCCGGCACCTTAATTGAG CGTCTCAAGCTGGTTTGCTCCCCTCAACCCGACTGGGGTCCCTTCCTGATGAAGCATCGTGGGGAACGCTACAAGAACATGATGGACCCGCTGGGGACCAACTCTCTCGGCCTCAAGCTGCCCCCTACGGACTTCCAGCTCAGTTCTTTCTAG